The nucleotide window ATGTCCATCTTCAAATTTGTTTCtcaatgttagaaatgtataaaAATTTGAAATGTAAGAATGtaaactatgtagtactgaataGCAGTGTTAGAttgttaaacagtttttcaccATTTCTGTGTATAGGATTATTTGTGCAGGGCTAAAACGGTGGCTCAAGTGCATCACTGGCACCGTGCATGGCCCCACCCCAAACACAATCACGAACATCCATTCATACAGTATTTATATGCTATACAGCACTTTTGCCAGCGTGAGCTGAAGCCTTAAATGTGGTTTATAAGTAAAAGTTACTtacttacaaataaaaacagtaTGCATCTGCATCCTTGGCTGTTTTAAGCATCCTGTGACAGTATCATTTTACTGCAATTCAGGCGTTTTCCATCACCATGACAATATTCTTCACTTTTCCCACCCCAGAGGGATCCGCCACAAAGTCTATTGATCTTTGGGAAGCATTAAGTCATAACATTCTGACAATCCTTCATTTCATAGCATGGGGTTAACTCTCCAAAAGCGGTGCTAACCCTGCTTCAGAACATGGTTTTGTAACCCTGGGTAAAATGCTGTGATAACGCTGTTATCACCAGGGGTTAAAAGACGGTTAAGAATGATGATAACGTCTCATTATGACTGTAACCTGCTCCACGCTGCATCATGAAATGACACTTTGAGGAACGAAGTGCCCACTATGCCACAATGAGTTGTGTCTGTCCTGTTGGGAAGGTGTTATTCACAGATCAAGACATAAGAACCTAATTTCCAGGTAAGGAAGAGAGGTTCACCCTGCAGCATTACACACATATTGCATGAAGCCCCAGATAGAAGTGCCTGAGAAGATGCCATACTGCTTGTACAATGTGCCCTGATTAGCAAAGGTGAAGGCAATCTGCCCACCTCATAAGCTAGCAAAAAGCTTCCACAATTTATTTACTGATGGTCTGCTTGGAAGCTGGTTGACCCTTGTGTAAGAGAAGCAGATAATACTTAAAGGTCACCTACCCTCCTCAGAGGTTTGCCCATCATCCTGATTTTGCGTTGcgtgtaaacaccttaaccgctTTTCTTGCAGTTTTGTTCAGGTGCGCATGTCTCTGTGTGTAAAAGTAAGCGTAATGCGTAAGTCTGTACTCGACTCAAACTgcgaaaataaaagtttatgttacatttatataagacatgagaagagatacaacagttaCCTGACAAATCTCCAAATCCCATGTAAATGCAGTTTTCTGTTTATCTGGTTAATTGATTTGTATGGAAACGGATGAAAACAGGTTTCTATAAAAAGCTGATTTTTGATGGTTATTcacttattctgtgcatgtaaacgcagtgACCGTTTCCCTCTTTCCTTTTAGTTATGACCTCGGCGACACCCCCTTCTTCTCGTAGCTCCTCCCCACAGAAGGTCTGCCACTCTCAGACACAGACAGATGTTCTAAAGCCACTATTGGGTGGAGGAGGTGGGGCTTCTTCAGGGAACGGACCTGCCGCATTAAGGCGTCGGCGGCGGGTGCTGTCTAAAGAAGGGCGGAGCAATGTACTTATTGAACACGTCAGCGGCCGTGGGGCACTTTACTTGCGTGACCTATGGACGACCTTTTTGGACATGCAGTGGCGCTACAAGCTGTTCTTGTTTTCAGCCACCTTTGCTGGTACCTGGTTTATCTTTGGAGTGCTGTGGTACTTGGTGGCACTCGTGCATGGAGATTTGCTAGGTGAGGAAGGATACAAATGCTTCTTTAACAtcctttataattttttttttcaaaggcCACATTCAATaacaaaatgttgaatacatacatttttatataaacatgcatgttATCTCCATCTCTGTTTTATTTCTGTTTTGTTCCTTGCCCACCAGAGTTTGACCCTCCATCCAACCACACGCCATGTGTGATGCAGGTCCAAACTCTGACAGGGGCATTCCTTTTCTCTCTGGAATCACAAACTACTATTGGCTACGGCTTTCGTTGCATCACTGAGGAATGTCCACTCGCCATCATACTGCTTATTGTCCAACTTGTCATCACTATGGTGATGGAAATCTTTATCACTGGAACATTCCTTGCCAAGGTAAAACTTTCAAAACCTTGAATTTAAATGATAAAGCAACACCAATGGACCTCTAGGATGTTCTGGAACTGAATAAATCTCTACTCAAATACATACATGCTCTATGTACATCTTTATCTTTCTAGGTAGCTCGGCCGAAGAAACGTGGTGAAACTGTGAAGTTTAGTCAGCATGCTGTGGTTGCCAATCATGAGGGGCGGCCTTGTCTTATGATCCGTGTAGCTAACATGCGTAAGAGTCTGCTTCTGGGTTGCCAggtaaaaacattaatttatattcTGACAAAACAATGGTGATCTATAATCCCCAACCCCTTAATTCTGAATATTTAAACCATTGTAATTGATATTGAATGTAATTAAATTCCAATGCCAATTTTGACCCCTACAATACTTGCTTTCAAATTCATCTCCATCACCAACACCTCTCCAATTCCATTCCTCAGGTAACCGGTAAGCTGCTGCAGACATCCCTGACTAAGGAGGGTGAGACAGTTCGTTTGGACCAGAGGAATGTATTCTTTCAAGTGGACACATCCAGTGACAGCCCTTTCCTCATACTTCCCCTCACTTACTACCACGTGATAGACGACAACAGCCCACTGCGGGCCTGGGCCGCCAAAGGTACTTGGGACAACTAGAGGAAAtattaaaacatacaaatttaGTAATTTTCTACAAAGGCTCCTTGGAATTACTGAACTCTGTCTAAAATTCTGCATAAACTAAAATATGTTGTTCCTGGATGCGCTGCATCTTTCATTCAGAGTGTCCACTAGAGGCACTAGAGGTGCTTGTTTATACTTCAGTACTTCAGTGCTTGTGTGACTGTGGTGGATAAACGTATGATGTCGTTACTGTCAGGATTGATTGTGTTTGGCTGAGGATTGTCAAAAACTTGttttatacaaatatatacTATAAATAAGTACCGAATGGCACAAATCTACTTAACTCTTGCCCCggcattgacgagttatctcgtcaattaagagaggACGTTACCCTGCCAATGAGACTtccctgacgagtttttacggtaatctataATTCCACTATCATCCACCAGGTGacgctcttacccaatttataaaaaactaaagcatGAACTAATTTAACAATATTGTAAActctatgtatgttttgatcatcggttctgaatctgatctctaacaaaagttctttacaaaaatgcaattatttcagctttttgctcaaaatgttgtattttttaagaaacctacccatatttgagaggctataaaaagaaaacaaataaagataggatgaaactttttttctgttttgtttgtttgaaagcagagggtctgttcttttattttttatattgtgtgtttatatatttataaaagaaaattttcctgaaacattttgtaaaacttacgtaaaaatcaaaaaatgtaaaaaaaaaaggctggtgggAAACGAGTTAACAAAGATGAGcaggttttattttgtgtatgtgtCTGCTTTGTACCTTTTAAAAATTCAGTGTCAAAACTAACAAAAACCAAAGCatcaacatttacatttaggcatttagcagatgctcaCAATCAAGCGATTTGTCATAAGGATGCAATAATACAAGAGGTGCTTATACCAAGTTACAAGTTTTCACAATTCCGAAACAATACCtgttgagagagaaagagagttagttatgtttttttttaagatagaacgtctcgggttacgaatgtaaccattgttccccgagaagggaacgagacgctgcgtcgccgaagctacgctatgggaacgccctctgcgtgattgcgtctgaagcacgtatgtcaaatcagtccaatggtcaagtgacacgtcataggcgggtgacgtgggaaccaggaagctataaaaagagcacccagcaagccaacttcagctaaattgtgccgaagcaaggcgagacagggatgcagggagtatggcagggagacgcagcgtctcgttcccttctcggggaacaatggttacattcgtaacccgagacgttccccttcgagggaactcgagctgcgtcgccgaagctacgctatgggaacgatgtaccaaaacaccatactaccaaatgcctgtctgtgtgtaaaaacgCGCACAGCTTAAGACATGAGCACCTGGGCTCCAGGCGTAGCACCAACATCTAACTCGTAAAACCGAACGAATGTGAGCGGAGAGGACCAGCCTGCCGCATCACAGACATCCTGCATTGAAGCCCCTAGCCACAAGGCCTTAGAGGCTGCCATACCCCGGGTAGAATGAGCCCTGACGGCGATAGGTGAAGGCCGTCCAGTGGTCTCATAAGCCAGAGAGATAGTCTCAACTATCCACTTACTGAGTGTCTGCTTGGTCGCCGGCAGGCCTTTCTTGGGCGAGCCAAAGCACACAAACAGTTGCTCAGACCTCCTCCACAAAGAAGATCTGTGAACATAGGCATCCAGTGCTCGCACTGGACACACCAAGTTAAGCTTTTCCTGATTCCTATCCCTAAATGGGGGAGGACAGAGGGCCTGAAGTACGACAGGTCGTGGCACATTAGTCGGTACCTTAGGCACATAGCTGGGCCTTGGGTACAAGAAAGCCTTAACCATCCCCGGTGCGAATTCAAGGCACGTAGGGGAAACCGACAGGGCCTGAAGGTCACccactctcctcagagaagtgacTGCCAACAGAAGTACTGTCTTAAGT belongs to Paramisgurnus dabryanus chromosome 2, PD_genome_1.1, whole genome shotgun sequence and includes:
- the kcnj10a gene encoding ATP-sensitive inward rectifier potassium channel 10, with product MTSATPPSSRSSSPQKVCHSQTQTDVLKPLLGGGGGASSGNGPAALRRRRRVLSKEGRSNVLIEHVSGRGALYLRDLWTTFLDMQWRYKLFLFSATFAGTWFIFGVLWYLVALVHGDLLEFDPPSNHTPCVMQVQTLTGAFLFSLESQTTIGYGFRCITEECPLAIILLIVQLVITMVMEIFITGTFLAKVARPKKRGETVKFSQHAVVANHEGRPCLMIRVANMRKSLLLGCQVTGKLLQTSLTKEGETVRLDQRNVFFQVDTSSDSPFLILPLTYYHVIDDNSPLRAWAAKGGGWTDPELADFELLVIMSATVEPTSATCQVRTSYLPDEILWGYEFPPVVSLSPSGKYVADFAFFDKVAKTKTPPIFKQAPPHNTQASYQKSKGGDQGADTEKMRLEEIYREERGRVRDQLSVRISNV